From a region of the Roseivirga sp. 4D4 genome:
- a CDS encoding LytR/AlgR family response regulator transcription factor, with protein sequence MKALIIDDELYVHRSLKKLISHVAKDVEILGTSTGVLEGLNMIKEFNPDLIFLDIQMEDGTGFDLLSKIKGHCPYTIFITAHDEHALEAFNFSAVDYIVKPVETTRLQEAIDKARERHKSGLFQLQLDNLQSHVGQNQRKSRIVLRDLNNVYALDIEEILWLSAEGSYTGFHLTNGETLMISKNLKEYEQMLSGFSFFRIHRSFLVNSDLVTRYDKNENALIFKGGNSLTISISNDQLKSMLG encoded by the coding sequence ATGAAAGCATTGATTATTGACGATGAACTGTATGTGCATCGAAGTCTGAAAAAACTGATCAGTCATGTAGCCAAGGACGTTGAGATTTTGGGTACTTCTACCGGAGTGCTAGAGGGATTGAACATGATCAAAGAATTCAATCCAGATCTGATTTTTCTGGATATTCAAATGGAAGATGGTACTGGTTTCGATTTGCTGAGTAAAATCAAGGGACATTGCCCCTATACCATCTTCATCACAGCACATGATGAACATGCTCTTGAAGCTTTCAACTTTAGTGCAGTTGACTACATTGTAAAACCAGTAGAAACCACAAGACTTCAAGAAGCGATCGATAAAGCACGAGAAAGGCACAAAAGCGGTTTATTTCAACTACAGTTGGATAACCTCCAGTCTCACGTTGGCCAAAATCAAAGAAAATCAAGAATCGTACTTCGAGACCTGAACAACGTCTACGCTCTTGATATAGAGGAGATTCTTTGGTTAAGTGCTGAGGGCAGTTATACTGGCTTTCACTTAACGAATGGAGAAACACTAATGATTTCTAAGAATCTTAAGGAATATGAGCAAATGCTTAGCGGTTTCAGTTTCTTCAGAATACACAGGTCGTTTCTAGTGAATAGTGATCTTGTGACTCGTTATGACAAAAACGAAAACGCATTGATATTCAAAGGCGGAAATAGCCTCACGATTTCAATCAGCAACGACCAGCTCAAGTCCATGTTAGGATAA
- a CDS encoding lipocalin family protein, translating to MKKSPIYFFKAFALLLVFSIMLWGCKDDDPNPLAQRINNLAGTWTVQSVTNDGTDVTNQFNGFQLAFTIEKTYTTTNGGNPWPASGTFDIQEDALDTIVRDGNTNITIVSISDSSMSLRFQVNGIRSIANLRSGITGSFTFSLTKTN from the coding sequence ATGAAAAAATCACCTATCTATTTTTTTAAAGCTTTTGCATTACTGCTAGTGTTTAGCATAATGCTTTGGGGATGTAAAGATGATGACCCCAATCCTTTAGCCCAGCGGATCAACAATCTAGCTGGAACATGGACGGTTCAAAGTGTCACAAATGACGGCACTGATGTCACCAATCAATTCAACGGTTTTCAGCTGGCCTTTACAATTGAAAAGACCTATACCACAACAAATGGTGGTAACCCATGGCCAGCCAGCGGCACATTTGACATTCAAGAGGATGCCCTGGATACAATTGTAAGGGACGGTAATACAAACATTACCATTGTATCTATTTCTGATTCGAGCATGTCATTGCGTTTTCAAGTCAATGGCATCCGCAGCATAGCTAATCTCAGAAGCGGCATCACCGGATCATTCACTTTCTCTCTAACCAAAACTAACTAA
- a CDS encoding histidine kinase encodes MPRLKTFHLLILFALLFSCQNQGARNVSESSKELIESFRLLEKRVRDNFRAADSTMVFAEEMLDLAESIGQSQYLGIAYNTKASAFELKEQYDSAITNYEEAKDLLADSGDTTNLSVSLRGLGTCYLYLGLHDLSLQSYQEVLSITLNAQDKPSLSKAYSNVGMVLMEASIHEEARSYYQKAIDIALAENSISLELAPLSNLSLSYLKQERYDSAIYYASMVKQKSEEVDLQYGIAKSTYILSQSYSALGDLDRAYEEAQLGESIYENLKLERDARGQRYLMARILFKSNKFKEALSMVDETLEENSLEELNVDLLQIRADILEAQGKRTEALSAYKDYIEAFSLLNQRRNDQLIAQQQFRFDTELKNQQIQTLEAISQSQTDTIRRKNLLITLAVLGAVLISLLIYFIYRQRTIKALHKEMMARQKLASAQLNPHFIFNALGAIQELILQEEDPIKTSNYLARFSTLTRQMLNYTELDSISLQDELDFCRNYLDLQKLRFGDKFDYQFEGLENINLSDFSLPPLITQPLVENSLEHGFKNRLGSNKITIDIKCTASGLSLAIEDNGLGIERTRRENERTGKSKALELTKGRLKFWAKQTGKMATMEILDLSRLNIERSGTRVTLNLPAI; translated from the coding sequence TCGAGTCGTTTCGACTTCTTGAAAAAAGAGTAAGAGATAATTTTAGAGCCGCTGACAGCACTATGGTTTTTGCCGAGGAAATGTTAGATCTGGCAGAATCAATCGGTCAATCGCAATACCTTGGAATAGCTTATAACACAAAAGCATCGGCTTTTGAACTTAAAGAACAATACGACTCAGCTATAACTAACTATGAAGAAGCTAAGGATCTCTTGGCAGATAGTGGAGACACCACTAACCTTAGTGTGAGTCTTAGAGGCCTTGGAACCTGCTATTTGTATCTTGGCCTCCACGATCTATCACTCCAGAGCTATCAAGAAGTCCTATCTATCACACTCAATGCTCAGGACAAACCTTCACTAAGCAAAGCCTACAGTAACGTTGGTATGGTTCTTATGGAAGCCTCCATTCATGAAGAGGCCAGATCCTATTATCAAAAAGCCATAGATATTGCTCTTGCTGAAAACTCCATCTCCCTTGAGTTAGCGCCACTTTCCAACTTATCACTCTCTTACCTGAAGCAAGAACGATATGATTCTGCTATTTACTATGCATCCATGGTCAAGCAAAAGTCTGAAGAAGTCGATCTGCAATATGGCATCGCAAAATCTACATACATCCTTTCCCAGTCCTATAGTGCTCTTGGCGATTTGGACAGGGCTTATGAGGAGGCTCAGTTAGGAGAGAGTATTTACGAAAACCTAAAGTTGGAGCGAGACGCACGGGGCCAACGCTACTTGATGGCCCGCATCTTATTTAAGTCAAACAAATTCAAAGAGGCATTATCCATGGTGGACGAGACCTTAGAGGAGAACTCCTTAGAAGAACTCAATGTGGACCTTCTCCAGATTCGAGCGGATATTCTCGAAGCACAAGGTAAGCGGACCGAAGCCCTATCTGCATACAAAGACTATATAGAAGCCTTTAGCCTTTTAAACCAAAGGAGGAACGACCAACTGATCGCTCAACAGCAATTTCGTTTCGATACAGAGTTGAAAAATCAACAGATTCAAACGTTAGAGGCAATTTCTCAAAGTCAAACTGATACGATTCGCAGGAAAAATTTATTGATTACCCTTGCTGTATTGGGTGCCGTGTTAATCTCCTTGCTCATTTACTTTATTTACCGCCAACGCACGATAAAGGCGCTCCATAAGGAAATGATGGCACGCCAGAAACTAGCCAGTGCTCAACTAAACCCACACTTTATATTCAATGCACTCGGGGCCATCCAGGAATTAATACTACAAGAGGAAGACCCAATAAAGACCTCAAATTACCTGGCCAGATTTTCAACCCTCACTCGTCAGATGTTGAATTATACTGAACTGGATAGCATATCATTGCAAGACGAGTTGGATTTCTGCCGTAATTACCTCGATCTTCAAAAACTTCGGTTTGGTGATAAATTTGATTACCAATTTGAGGGATTAGAAAATATAAACTTGTCCGATTTCTCCCTTCCTCCTCTTATCACACAGCCGCTAGTTGAGAACTCCCTAGAACATGGTTTTAAGAATCGATTAGGATCAAACAAGATAACCATTGATATAAAGTGTACCGCAAGTGGGTTGAGTCTGGCGATAGAGGATAATGGACTTGGTATAGAAAGGACAAGGAGAGAAAATGAGAGGACGGGTAAGTCGAAAGCATTGGAATTGACCAAAGGAAGACTCAAGTTTTGGGCTAAACAGACTGGGAAGATGGCCACCATGGAAATCTTGGATCTTTCAAGACTGAACATTGAGCGTTCTGGTACCCGAGTAACCCTTAACCTTCCAGCGATATGA
- a CDS encoding T9SS type A sorting domain-containing protein, producing MDTIRKTVFLGILLTLGIQIGYALNDNVPATTNLSAQLINVVNPSCNGASDGSFEIEVTGGVAPYETAIVGSNTGFQNTLVYTGLSFNLYNIVVRDANGDTFTINSFLLTQPSALGLSSTTVDETCNGNDGTVTLSGFGGTAPYSYSFEGSRFGTTDTFSGLAAGTYTASVEDANGCTSNATITIGAYVPRTIAINQVADITCNGGSNAHVFGTVIGSGTVLPIAFSLDGVNFSSSNSFPNLSAGNYTMYVRDGNNCISTQTFDITEPAPLTAAIISTAISCFGIDDGTYGWDVSGGTAPYTLQQGGNIIANFNGNNFTQTNVPGNTSIAAGTYDIVDANGCSIPSPAVAVAGPPSALVTSITTVNASCNETSDGSITVSASGSVGTYTYSIDGVNFQSSPTFSNLAAGTYDVSTLPTGFPGCLETKTVTITEPAAITGTTSVDSDVSNCNGATDGVISVANISGGDGNYQFSIDGGNSFQTSGTFTGLATGNYDIIIEDGNGCSITLSETINEPTGSGTIETTDPTCAGASDGSFQFTGFIPTNSSSIPTVTINGNNQGNLTSIPYTGLTAGNYQIDVLDAGGCTTSFNITLTDPTPIATTVAIDQEPLCNNSADGIVTVTASGGVGPYEYKLSTDNTYSSNSTLTGLIDGSNTIDVRDANGCVFSTNITLAAPTALSVTATVTDISCNGLSDGSLSILPAGGTAPYTYSIDGVNFGSSDTFNQLSAGTYTVTVLDANSCSTTSSITIVEPSPINITFQALPPSCIGNSDGQIQINLASGGTGPIRIRLRGTTTPDFRIENLAPGAYEVEAVDGNGCIVTNTVTVPESAPLSADVTVDSNASGCGNSDGAFTLSNPRKGGVNITFVEYSIDGVNYQTSPSFTGLAAGVYTVDIRDITPAHINTGNCQGTVSVTITEPSSITGTLSTTDILCNGDSNGSIDVTNVTGGVAPYQYSIDGVNFTTNTSFTSLSGGAYNVTIRDASNCTTVINTTVQEAPAITVMANIDQQITCNGNTDGAITVNASGGTGNLEYSIDGTTFTSGNTFAGLGPNTYTITVKDDNNCTVTSQVTITEPAPLSGAIVTVTNPTCAGANDGSVLFSISGGTAPYELSNDGTQFFPLPPNNMFENLGALTVPTIRIRDANGCTLSINGFTITDPAPITADLVSTGVSCNGDTDGTITVTPTSTTSTSFEYSLDGTNFSANNSFSQLASGNYTVSIRESGANCVYTFNATVSEPDILEVFPTEISISCNGATDGQIVGGAMGGTAPYAYSIDGGTTFQTTPFTGLSAGSYTVMVQDANNCTDSKIITITGPNALIASVSVTNNASCNGASDGLAVLSTTGGTAPYTYSLDGQNFSSNLPDLTNLAAGSYAVHVRDANACDVMANFSITEPTAIVPTLTTSDISCNGSDDGSITAMASGGSGNYMYSIDGVNFSSANAFSNLSPGSYTITVQDGNNCTGSAQVEITEPDALSLNFEAVDITCNGANDGQIAGIASGGTGPYQYSLDGNTFQSTAFSGLSSGNYTLTVLDANNCTTTASVDIIEPAVLTSAITVTNVSCNGSGDGSAALTVSGGSTPYTFSLDGQNFNTSIDLTNLAADSYTVVIRDANACEVVQNFDITEPDALGISISSQTDLTCFGDTNGSVTVTGSGGTAPLEYSIDGTNFVSSNTFDQLSAGNHTLTVRDANQCTESIMVQITSPAELSATSTVTDVSCNGLSDGSFSLVGSGGTGPYEYSADGMTFSTTSTFDQLVAGTYLVTIRDSNLCTQVVSVSVNQPDVISGSETISHISCNGESDGEISVVATGGTGPYQYSIDGTNFSSVSSFDQLAAGSYTITIRDNNMCTGTVTAAVNEPAVISLTETITNVSCNGGTDGSVTIAATGGTGNFSYSIDGTTFQSSSTFSGLAAGSYSITVEDDNSCSAMLSISISEPVALAATSSRVDVTCNGAMTGEITINASGGTGTLEYSLDGSTFQSSSTFTGLSADAYTVTIRDANGCTTSVSANIAEPSALSVSASLVDDNTISASATGGTAPYRYSIDGNNFQSSPTFEGLTNGTYTITVIDDNGCTASISQALIITSIDDPFAGKSISTYPNPAQNYFIISEVNRGDQISLINLNGHLMDQVLVEKSQKDLKYDISNVRQGVFLVVIKNQVGKTIAKRRVIKMN from the coding sequence ATGGACACGATTAGAAAAACTGTCTTTTTGGGAATTCTTCTCACTCTTGGCATCCAAATTGGGTATGCTTTAAATGACAATGTACCAGCGACTACCAACCTCAGTGCACAACTGATTAATGTGGTAAATCCAAGTTGTAACGGGGCCTCAGACGGCTCATTTGAAATAGAAGTCACAGGTGGTGTAGCGCCTTATGAAACTGCCATAGTAGGTTCAAATACAGGTTTTCAAAATACCCTTGTATATACAGGATTGTCTTTCAACCTATACAATATTGTTGTAAGAGATGCAAATGGAGATACCTTCACAATTAATAGCTTCCTTCTTACGCAACCTTCTGCATTGGGCCTCTCATCCACGACAGTGGATGAAACTTGCAACGGTAATGATGGTACGGTCACTCTTTCAGGCTTCGGAGGCACAGCTCCTTATAGTTATTCATTCGAAGGATCAAGATTTGGTACTACGGATACCTTTAGTGGCCTGGCTGCAGGTACATATACCGCATCGGTGGAAGATGCCAACGGTTGTACCTCTAACGCTACGATTACAATTGGTGCATACGTTCCCCGGACTATAGCAATCAATCAAGTAGCCGATATAACCTGCAATGGTGGTAGTAATGCGCATGTGTTCGGAACTGTAATTGGCAGTGGCACTGTACTTCCTATTGCCTTCAGTTTAGATGGTGTAAACTTTAGTAGTAGCAATAGCTTCCCAAACCTTTCAGCTGGAAATTACACTATGTATGTAAGAGATGGCAACAATTGTATTTCTACACAGACTTTTGATATTACCGAACCAGCTCCTCTCACAGCAGCAATAATAAGCACAGCAATAAGCTGCTTTGGTATTGACGATGGGACTTATGGATGGGATGTCTCGGGTGGAACGGCTCCTTACACCCTGCAACAAGGAGGAAATATTATTGCCAATTTCAATGGGAATAACTTCACACAAACCAATGTACCAGGAAACACTTCTATTGCTGCCGGTACATATGACATTGTAGATGCAAACGGCTGCAGTATACCAAGTCCGGCAGTAGCTGTCGCGGGTCCCCCATCAGCACTAGTTACCTCAATTACCACTGTGAATGCATCTTGTAATGAGACAAGTGATGGAAGTATCACAGTATCGGCAAGTGGAAGTGTAGGAACATACACATATTCAATCGATGGAGTCAATTTCCAGTCTTCACCAACATTTAGTAACCTAGCCGCTGGCACCTATGATGTCAGCACACTTCCAACTGGCTTTCCAGGCTGTCTTGAAACCAAAACCGTCACTATCACAGAACCTGCCGCGATTACGGGTACCACTAGCGTAGATTCAGATGTCTCTAATTGTAATGGTGCAACAGACGGAGTAATTAGTGTTGCTAATATTTCTGGAGGTGACGGTAATTATCAATTTAGTATTGACGGTGGTAACTCTTTTCAAACCAGTGGTACTTTCACCGGATTAGCTACTGGAAACTATGACATAATCATAGAAGATGGTAATGGGTGTTCCATCACACTATCAGAAACTATCAATGAACCGACCGGTAGTGGCACCATTGAGACTACAGATCCCACATGTGCTGGGGCTAGCGATGGATCATTTCAATTCACAGGCTTTATCCCAACCAATTCATCCTCAATTCCTACGGTCACTATTAACGGTAACAATCAGGGTAATTTGACTAGTATCCCTTACACTGGACTAACTGCAGGCAATTATCAGATAGATGTTCTTGATGCAGGCGGCTGTACAACATCATTCAATATTACCTTGACTGATCCAACACCAATTGCGACAACTGTTGCCATAGATCAAGAACCTTTATGTAATAATAGTGCGGATGGCATAGTGACCGTCACGGCCTCGGGTGGCGTAGGACCATATGAGTATAAGCTATCTACTGACAATACATATTCATCAAATTCCACCCTAACAGGTCTTATTGATGGAAGCAACACCATAGATGTTAGAGATGCCAATGGTTGTGTGTTCTCTACAAATATTACATTGGCCGCTCCGACAGCATTATCAGTTACTGCAACAGTGACCGATATTAGCTGTAATGGTTTAAGCGATGGGTCCCTTAGCATCCTACCTGCAGGGGGAACAGCTCCTTACACCTATTCCATAGATGGCGTTAATTTTGGCTCCTCTGATACTTTCAATCAGTTATCAGCTGGCACCTATACAGTGACCGTTTTGGATGCAAATAGCTGTAGCACCACTAGTTCCATTACCATTGTAGAACCATCACCAATCAACATCACATTTCAGGCGCTCCCTCCATCATGTATTGGAAATTCAGACGGGCAAATTCAAATCAACCTTGCAAGTGGTGGTACAGGACCTATAAGAATCCGACTGCGGGGAACAACCACACCAGATTTCCGTATTGAAAACCTGGCTCCCGGAGCTTATGAGGTAGAGGCCGTAGACGGAAATGGATGCATCGTCACCAATACTGTTACCGTTCCGGAATCAGCTCCACTTAGTGCTGATGTAACCGTTGATTCTAATGCCTCTGGTTGTGGAAACTCGGATGGTGCATTCACACTTTCGAACCCTCGAAAGGGTGGCGTGAACATTACTTTTGTTGAATACAGTATCGATGGTGTAAATTATCAGACTAGCCCAAGTTTTACTGGTTTAGCAGCTGGTGTTTATACTGTAGATATAAGAGACATTACGCCAGCACACATCAATACTGGTAATTGCCAAGGAACTGTTAGCGTCACGATAACAGAACCTTCAAGTATTACAGGCACACTTAGCACTACTGATATCTTATGTAACGGAGATAGTAATGGATCAATAGATGTCACAAATGTTACCGGTGGAGTGGCTCCATATCAATATTCAATTGATGGGGTAAACTTTACAACCAATACCAGCTTCACATCCCTTTCGGGTGGCGCATATAATGTAACCATTAGAGACGCATCGAATTGTACCACAGTGATCAACACTACCGTTCAAGAGGCTCCTGCAATTACTGTGATGGCCAACATTGATCAACAGATAACTTGTAACGGCAATACAGACGGGGCCATTACGGTGAATGCTAGTGGTGGCACTGGAAATCTGGAGTACTCTATAGATGGAACTACTTTTACTTCTGGCAATACTTTCGCTGGCTTAGGACCAAATACCTATACAATCACTGTAAAAGACGACAATAACTGTACAGTTACTAGTCAGGTGACTATCACAGAACCAGCTCCACTCAGCGGTGCCATAGTAACTGTTACAAACCCTACATGTGCTGGTGCAAATGATGGCAGTGTGCTTTTCAGCATTAGCGGTGGTACAGCACCTTATGAGTTGAGCAATGATGGCACACAGTTTTTCCCTTTACCTCCAAACAATATGTTCGAGAACCTTGGGGCTTTGACTGTGCCGACTATTAGAATTAGAGATGCAAATGGCTGCACTTTGTCCATCAATGGCTTTACCATTACCGATCCAGCCCCTATAACAGCTGATCTCGTGTCAACAGGTGTTTCTTGTAACGGAGACACAGATGGTACAATTACCGTCACCCCTACTTCTACGACAAGTACGTCTTTTGAGTATAGTTTGGATGGTACCAATTTCAGTGCTAATAATTCTTTTAGCCAATTGGCTTCGGGCAACTATACCGTATCCATTAGGGAATCGGGAGCTAATTGTGTTTATACATTCAATGCAACTGTATCAGAACCAGATATTCTAGAGGTATTCCCTACAGAGATTAGTATCAGTTGCAACGGAGCTACGGATGGTCAAATAGTTGGTGGTGCAATGGGTGGAACAGCACCTTACGCTTATTCAATTGATGGGGGAACTACCTTTCAAACAACGCCTTTCACAGGCCTCTCAGCTGGAAGTTATACTGTGATGGTTCAAGACGCGAATAACTGTACCGACAGCAAAATCATCACGATAACAGGACCCAATGCATTGATAGCGTCAGTAAGTGTAACCAATAATGCCTCATGCAATGGAGCATCGGATGGTCTGGCTGTATTATCTACCACTGGAGGAACTGCCCCCTATACATACAGTCTTGATGGGCAAAATTTCTCAAGTAACCTACCCGATCTCACCAATTTGGCCGCTGGTTCATATGCCGTTCACGTCAGGGATGCAAATGCATGTGATGTCATGGCGAACTTCAGCATTACTGAGCCTACAGCCATCGTGCCCACATTAACAACGAGCGACATAAGCTGTAATGGTAGCGATGATGGCTCTATTACTGCCATGGCGAGTGGCGGTTCTGGGAACTATATGTACTCAATTGATGGTGTGAACTTCAGCAGCGCCAATGCATTCTCAAACCTGAGTCCGGGAAGTTATACCATCACCGTACAAGATGGTAACAACTGCACTGGCTCAGCACAGGTGGAAATCACCGAACCTGATGCTTTAAGTCTAAATTTTGAAGCTGTAGATATTACTTGCAATGGAGCGAATGATGGACAAATTGCGGGAATAGCGAGTGGAGGCACCGGCCCTTACCAATACAGTCTAGATGGAAACACCTTTCAATCGACTGCGTTCAGTGGATTATCATCTGGAAACTATACTTTGACCGTATTAGATGCGAACAACTGCACGACCACGGCATCAGTCGATATTATCGAGCCAGCAGTGCTGACCAGTGCTATAACAGTGACCAACGTCTCTTGTAATGGATCAGGTGATGGTAGCGCAGCACTAACTGTATCTGGTGGTTCTACTCCATATACTTTTAGCCTTGATGGACAGAATTTCAACACATCCATCGATTTAACCAACTTAGCTGCAGACTCTTATACAGTGGTGATTAGAGATGCCAATGCTTGTGAAGTCGTTCAGAACTTCGATATTACTGAACCTGATGCCTTAGGCATTTCCATCAGCAGTCAAACTGACCTGACTTGTTTCGGAGATACCAATGGAAGTGTGACTGTCACCGGATCCGGTGGCACCGCACCTCTAGAATACAGTATCGATGGTACTAATTTCGTTAGCAGTAACACCTTCGATCAATTATCAGCTGGTAACCACACTTTAACAGTGAGGGATGCAAACCAATGTACTGAATCTATTATGGTACAAATCACTTCACCAGCTGAACTATCAGCTACAAGTACTGTAACAGATGTCAGTTGCAACGGACTATCAGATGGATCGTTTTCTCTTGTAGGTTCTGGAGGAACTGGCCCTTACGAATACTCTGCTGATGGCATGACTTTTAGTACAACCTCCACTTTTGACCAGTTGGTAGCAGGCACATACCTTGTCACCATAAGGGATAGTAACCTTTGTACTCAAGTAGTATCGGTATCCGTGAATCAACCGGATGTAATTTCAGGAAGTGAAACAATTAGTCATATCTCCTGCAACGGTGAAAGTGATGGCGAAATCTCTGTTGTCGCAACGGGTGGAACAGGTCCATATCAATACTCTATTGATGGTACTAACTTCAGCTCCGTATCTAGTTTTGATCAGCTAGCCGCAGGCAGTTACACTATTACTATTAGAGATAATAACATGTGTACCGGAACTGTTACAGCTGCAGTAAATGAACCAGCTGTTATAAGCTTAACAGAAACCATTACAAACGTTTCTTGCAACGGTGGTACTGATGGTTCTGTGACAATCGCTGCTACTGGAGGTACTGGAAACTTTTCTTACAGTATTGATGGTACCACATTCCAATCTAGCTCCACATTTTCAGGTTTAGCTGCTGGTAGCTATTCCATCACGGTCGAGGACGATAATAGCTGCTCCGCAATGTTATCTATAAGTATATCAGAACCCGTAGCACTTGCAGCGACCTCATCGAGAGTCGATGTGACTTGTAATGGAGCCATGACCGGGGAAATCACGATCAATGCTTCAGGAGGAACAGGAACGTTAGAATACAGCCTTGATGGAAGTACTTTCCAAAGCAGTTCAACATTCACAGGCCTATCGGCAGATGCGTACACGGTGACCATACGTGACGCCAATGGATGTACGACCAGTGTTTCAGCCAATATTGCCGAACCTAGTGCCTTAAGCGTTTCCGCATCACTAGTGGATGACAATACAATCTCGGCTAGTGCCACTGGAGGAACCGCCCCCTACCGTTATTCAATTGATGGTAACAACTTCCAATCATCTCCTACATTTGAAGGGCTGACCAATGGTACTTACACGATCACGGTTATCGATGACAATGGATGTACCGCCAGTATAAGTCAAGCACTGATTATAACATCAATAGATGATCCTTTTGCAGGTAAATCAATATCTACCTATCCAAACCCTGCACAGAATTACTTCATTATTTCGGAAGTAAATAGAGGAGACCAAATTAGTCTCATAAACTTAAATGGACACCTGATGGATCAGGTATTGGTTGAGAAGAGTCAAAAGGACCTGAAGTATGACATTTCGAATGTCAGACAGGGTGTGTTCTTGGTAGTAATCAAAAATCAAGTTGGTAAAACTATTGCCAAAAGAAGAGTCATTAAAATGAACTAG